In Helianthus annuus cultivar XRQ/B chromosome 3, HanXRQr2.0-SUNRISE, whole genome shotgun sequence, a single window of DNA contains:
- the LOC110930721 gene encoding protein ENHANCED DISEASE RESISTANCE 2-like, with translation MHTTTNHRTVTNTDEKNNTNWIQEAINGGSLNHVHLETGSNGWASPPGDLFNLRSHNYFTKKTKSPSGPYLLHPAGVDWLRSSTKLDHVLSRADNRVIHALRKKQSTGTNQKSFILAVNLQVPGRDHHSAVFYFATDDPIPTGSLLHRFIHSDDSFRNQRFKIVNRIVKGPWLVKATVGNYSACLLGKALNCYYHSGPNYLEIDVDIGSSKIATAILHLALGCVTAVTIDMGFVVEAQEEEELPERLFGAVRICQMEMGSARVVETVASKVSGGAGGGSRVRASDMDDEGDGDGK, from the coding sequence ATGCACACTACCACAAACCACCGCACCGTCACTAACACCGACGAAAAAAACAACACCAACTGGATCCAAGAAGCAATCAACGGCGGATCTCTCAACCACGTCCACCTCGAAACCGGATCCAACGGCTGGGCTTCACCTCCAGGAGACCTCTTCAATCTCCGCAGCCACAACTACTTCACCAAAAAAACCAAATCACCCTCCGGCCCATACCTCCTCCACCCCGCCGGCGTCGACTGGCTCCGATCCTCAACCAAACTCGACCACGTCCTCTCACGCGCCGACAACCGTGTCATCCACGCGCTCCGTAAAAAACAATCAACCGGAACCAACCAAAAAAGCTTCATCTTAGCCGTTAATCTCCAAGTCCCAGGTAGGGACCACCATAGCGCTGTGTTTTACTTTGCTACAGACGATCCGATCCCCACCGGTTCACTTCTCCACCGGTTTATTCACTCTGACGACTCGTTTCGTAACCAGCGGTTTAAAATAGTCAACCGGATTGTGAAAGGACCGTGGCTTGTTAAGGCGACGGTTGGAAACTATTCCGCTTGTTTGTTAGGGAAAGCTTTGAACTGTTATTATCATAGTGGGCCGAATTATTTGGAGATTGATGTGGATATTGGTTCCTCGAAAATTGCTACTGCTATTTTGCATCTGGCGTTAGGGTGTGTGACTGCGGTTACGATTGATATGGGGTTTGTTGTTGAGGCTCAGGAGGAGGAGGAGTTGCCCGAACGGTTGTTTGGGGCGGTTCGGATTTGTCAGATGGAGATGGGTTCGGCGAGGGTTGTTGAGACGGTGGCGAGTAAAGTGTCGGGTGGGGCGGGTGGTGGGAGTCGGGTTCGGGCGTCGGATATGGATGATGAAGGTGATGGTGATGGTAAGTGA